The following coding sequences are from one Achromobacter sp. B7 window:
- the acs gene encoding acetate--CoA ligase: MSKAIESVLVETRVFPPPERAANGAAIRSMDAYNALCAQVENDFDGFWAGQARDNLQWTKPFTQVLDESDAPFYRWFGDGELNVSANCLDVHLTNGNADKTAIIFEGDDGTVNKVTYRALLARVCRFANGLTGLGYKKGDRAIIYMPMSIEAVVAMQACARLGVTHSVVFGGFSAKSLQERIVDVGASLVITADEQVRGGKTIPLKPAVEDAIAMGGCEAVSKVIVYRRTGGKVQWNEARDLWMHDVEANQPDTCEPVPVNAEHPLFILYTSGSTGKPKGVQHSSAGYLLWALLTVKWTFDARKDDVYWCTADVGWVTGHTYITYGPLAAGLTQVVFEGVPTYPNAGRFWDMIARHKVTTFYTAPTAIRSLIKAAEATPEAHPKNYDLDSLRIIGTVGEPINPEAWMWYHKHIGRERCPIVDTWWQTETGGHMITPLPGATPTKPGSCTLPLPGIAAAIVDETGGDVEKGNGGFLVIKRPWPAMIRNIWGDPERFKKSYFPSELRGYYLAGDGAQRDADGYFWIMGRIDDVLNVSGHRLGTMEVESALVAHELVAEAAVVGRPDDTTGEAVVAFVVLKQARPEGEQAQAIAKQLRDWVAKEIGPIAKPKDIRFGDNLPKTRSGKIMRRLLRVVAKGEEVTQDVSTLENPAILEQLAKPL; the protein is encoded by the coding sequence ATGTCGAAAGCAATTGAGTCCGTCCTGGTAGAAACCCGCGTGTTCCCGCCGCCCGAGCGCGCGGCCAACGGAGCGGCGATTCGCAGCATGGACGCCTACAACGCCCTGTGCGCCCAGGTTGAAAACGACTTCGACGGTTTCTGGGCCGGTCAGGCCCGGGACAATCTGCAATGGACCAAGCCGTTCACGCAAGTGCTGGACGAATCCGACGCGCCGTTCTACCGCTGGTTCGGCGACGGTGAACTGAACGTATCGGCCAACTGCCTGGACGTGCACCTGACCAACGGCAACGCCGATAAGACCGCCATCATCTTCGAAGGCGATGACGGCACGGTCAACAAGGTCACCTACCGCGCACTGCTGGCGCGCGTGTGCCGCTTTGCCAATGGGCTGACCGGCCTGGGCTACAAGAAAGGCGACCGCGCCATCATCTACATGCCCATGTCGATCGAAGCCGTAGTGGCGATGCAAGCCTGCGCGCGCCTGGGCGTGACGCACTCGGTGGTGTTCGGCGGCTTTTCCGCCAAGAGCCTGCAAGAGCGCATCGTGGACGTGGGCGCATCGCTGGTCATCACCGCCGACGAACAGGTGCGCGGCGGCAAGACCATTCCGCTGAAACCGGCCGTGGAAGACGCCATTGCCATGGGCGGCTGCGAAGCCGTGTCCAAGGTGATCGTGTATCGCCGCACCGGCGGCAAAGTCCAATGGAACGAGGCGCGCGACCTCTGGATGCACGATGTCGAGGCCAACCAGCCCGACACCTGCGAGCCCGTGCCGGTCAACGCCGAACACCCGCTGTTCATCCTGTACACGTCCGGTTCCACTGGCAAGCCCAAGGGCGTGCAGCACTCGTCGGCCGGTTACCTGCTGTGGGCGCTGCTGACGGTGAAGTGGACCTTTGACGCCCGTAAAGACGACGTCTACTGGTGCACCGCCGACGTGGGCTGGGTTACCGGCCACACCTACATTACCTACGGCCCGCTGGCCGCCGGGCTGACGCAGGTGGTGTTCGAAGGCGTGCCCACCTATCCCAACGCCGGCCGCTTCTGGGACATGATCGCGCGCCACAAGGTCACCACGTTCTACACGGCGCCCACCGCGATCCGTTCGCTGATCAAGGCCGCCGAAGCCACGCCGGAGGCTCATCCCAAAAACTACGACCTGGACAGCCTGCGCATCATCGGCACGGTCGGTGAACCCATCAACCCCGAAGCGTGGATGTGGTATCACAAGCACATCGGCCGCGAACGCTGCCCCATCGTGGACACGTGGTGGCAGACGGAAACCGGCGGCCACATGATCACGCCGCTGCCGGGCGCCACGCCCACCAAGCCCGGTTCGTGCACGCTGCCGCTGCCCGGTATCGCTGCCGCCATCGTGGATGAAACCGGTGGCGATGTCGAAAAGGGCAATGGCGGTTTCCTGGTCATCAAGCGCCCGTGGCCCGCCATGATCCGCAACATCTGGGGCGACCCCGAGCGCTTCAAGAAAAGCTACTTCCCGTCCGAACTGCGCGGGTACTACCTGGCCGGCGACGGCGCGCAGCGCGACGCGGACGGCTATTTCTGGATCATGGGCCGCATCGACGACGTGCTGAACGTGTCGGGCCACCGCCTGGGCACGATGGAAGTCGAATCGGCGCTGGTGGCGCACGAACTGGTGGCCGAAGCCGCCGTGGTGGGCCGCCCGGATGACACCACGGGCGAAGCCGTGGTGGCGTTCGTGGTGCTCAAGCAGGCGCGCCCCGAAGGCGAACAGGCGCAAGCCATCGCCAAGCAGTTGCGCGACTGGGTCGCCAAGGAAATCGGCCCCATCGCCAAGCCCAAGGACATCCGCTTTGGCGACAACCTGCCCAAGACCCGCTCGGGCAAGATCATGCGCCGCCTGCTGCGCGTAGTGGCCAAGGGCGAGGAAGTCACGCAGGACGTCTCCACGCTTGAAAACCCCGCCATTCTGGAACAGTTGGCCAAACCGCTGTAA